In Camelina sativa cultivar DH55 chromosome 16, Cs, whole genome shotgun sequence, a single window of DNA contains:
- the LOC104751108 gene encoding germin-like protein subfamily 3 member 1: MMMRIIFLLSLLFALSNASVQDFCVANLKRAETPAGYPCIRPMHVKASDFVFSGLGTPGNTTNIISAAVTPGFVGQFPGLNGLGLSTARLDLAPKGVIPMHTHPGASEVLFVLDGYITAGFVSSANAVYVQTLKPGQVMVFPQGLLHFQINQGKAKAAAFVTFSSANPGLQILDFALFANNLPTDLVVGTTFLDATTVKKLKGVLGGTG; encoded by the coding sequence ATGATGATGCGCATTATCTtcctcttatctcttctctttgcTCTATCCAATGCCTCTGTTCAAGACTTCTGTGTCGCAAACCTGAAACGTGCTGAGACCCCAGCAGGTTACCCTTGCATTCGTCCCATGCATGTCAAAGCTAGTGACTTTGTCTTCTCAGGCTTAGGCACTCCTGGAAACACTACAAACATCATTAGTGCTGCTGTCACGCCCGGTTTCGTTGGCCAGTTCCCAGGTCTGAACGGTCTAGGCCTCTCAACAGCTAGACTGGACCTAGCTCCTAAAGGTGTGATCCCAATGCACACTCACCCTGGTGCCTCTGAGGTTCTCTTCGTCCTTGACGGCTACATCACTGCTGGGTTTGTCTCCTCTGCAAACGCTGTCTACGTGCAGACGCTTAAACCAGGACAGGTCATGGTTTTCCCACAGGGCTTACTTCATTTCCAAATCAATCAAGGAAAAGCCAAAGCTGCAGCCTTTGTCACATTCAGCAGCGCTAATCCCGGTCTCCAGATTCTTGATTTCGCACTGTTTGCTAACAATCTTCCCACTGACCTCGTCGTGGGTACTACTTTCCTTGACGCAACTACAGTCAAGAAGCTAAAGGGTGTTCTTGGGGGAactggttaa
- the LOC104751117 gene encoding developmentally-regulated G-protein 2 isoform X1: MGIVERIKEIEAEMARTQKNKATEYHLGQLKAKIAKLRTQLLEPPKGSSGGGDGFEVTKYGHGRVALIGFPSVGKSTLLTMLTGTHSEAASYEFTTLTCIPGVIHYNDTKIQLLDLPGIIEGASEGKGRGRQVIAVAKSSDLVLMVLDASKSEGHRQILTKELEAVGLRLNKRPPQIYFKKKKTGGISFNTTAPLTRIDEKLCYQILHEYKIHNAEVLFREDATVDDFIDVIEGNRKYIKCVYVYNKIDVVGIDDVDRLARQPNSIVISCNLKLNLDRLLARMWDEMGLVRVYSKPQSQQPDFDEPFVLSADRGGCTVEDFCNHVHRTLVKDMKYALVWGTSARHYPQHCGLSHHLEDEDVVQIVKKKVREEGGRGRFKSHSNTPARIADREKKAPLKQ, encoded by the exons ATGGGAATCGTCGAAAGGATTAAAGAGATTGAAGCCGAGATGGCTCGGACACAGAAGAATAAAGCTACAG AGTATCATCTTGGTCAGCTCAAGGCAAAGATTGCAAAGCTCAGAACACAGCTGTTAGAGCCACCAAAA GGTTCTAGTGGAGGTGGGGATGGTTTTGAAGTTACAAAGTATGGCCATGGGCGTGTTGCACTTATAGGATTTCCAAG TGTTGGAAAGTCCACGCTTTTGACAATGTTAACGGGGACACATTCGGAAGCAGCCTCATATGAGTTTACTACGCTTACATGCATTCCTGGAGTCATTCACTATAATGACACCAAAATCCAGTTGCTTGATCTCCCTGGGATTATTGAAGGTGCTTCAGAAGGAAAAGGACGAGGGAGACAG GTTATTGCTGTTGCAAAGTCTTCAGACCTTGTGTTGATGGTTCTCGATGCCTCAAAA AGTGAAGGTCACAGGCAAATACTTACCAAGGAACTTGAAGCAGTGGGTCTGCGTCTAAACAAAAGACCTCCACAG ATATactttaagaagaagaagaccggGGGAATTTCTTTCAACACCACTGCACCCTTAACGCGCATTGATGAGAAGCTCTGTTATCAAATTCTGCATGAATACAAGATTCACAATGCTGAG GTTCTATTTCGTGAGGATGCTACTGTGGATGACTTTATTGATGTTATTGAAGGCAACCGCAAATACATCAAGTGTGTATATGTCTACAACAAAATAGATGTTGTTGGAATCGATGACGTTGATAGGCTAGCACGGCAGCCAAATTCTATTGTTATTAGCTGCAATCTAAAG CTAAACTTAGACAGACTACTTGCAAGAATGTGGGACGAAATGGGACTTGTGAGAGTTTACTCAAAGCCTCAAAGCCAGCAACCAGATTTCGATGAACCCTTTGTCCTCTCAGCT GATAGAGGTGGTTGCACAGTTGAAGATTTCTGTAACCACGTCCACAGAACTCTGGTGAAGGATATGAAGTATGCACTGGTTTGGGGCACAAGCGCGAGGCACTACCCTCAACACTGCGGTCTTTCTCATCATCTTGAGGATGAAGATGTTGTTCAAATAGTCAAGAAAAAG GTGAGAGAAGAAGGCGGAAGAGGACGGTTCAAGTCACACTCAAACACGCCTGCTAGAATTGCAGACCGAGAGAAGAAAGCTCCACTTAAGCAATAA
- the LOC104751110 gene encoding uncharacterized protein LOC104751110, which translates to MEPPLQSLRLFLFCFFVFFSISASSILVDSKPQDSSITTPLTPPPPVRAFESSNKQANHEKHHHRRKKWRERRKSRNHHHHRKKKKKKQKVNTGKTVGLFFAGVAAALQVVVAAFLLFKRSQLLRKINDLQQH; encoded by the coding sequence ATGGAACCGCCATTACAAAGTTTGAGACTTTTTCTATTctgtttcttcgtcttcttctccatctctgcTTCTTCTATTTTAGTTGACTCAAAACCACAAGATTCTTCCATCACTACACCTCTAACACCGCCTCCTCCAGTAAGGGCCTTCGAGAGTAGTAACAAGCAGGCGAATCACGAGAAGCATCAccacagaagaaaaaaatggcgaGAGAGAAGGAAGTCAAggaaccatcatcatcatcggaagaagaagaagaagaagcagaaggtgAACACGGGAAAGACGGTGGGGCTTTTCTTCGCCGGTGTAGCTGCAGCTTTGCAAGTAGTTGTTGCTGCTTTCTTGCTTTTCAAAAGAAGTCAGCTTCTCCGCAAGATCAATGATTTACAACAACACTAA
- the LOC104751114 gene encoding uncharacterized protein LOC104751114 isoform X2, with product MGTAVGTVEDCREMFEGSAQTSVTPFSPTNPIGNPVAYKLVRVSGDGRLVPATDEEILEVNETDMLIASDACQTVGYLATDEGNLEVNETDMHIASDACQTVGYLPAEGIPSRLSHVESSEGLLQSDNVRPYTDQYYEEMLQKVEQEERLGNVHGSQVPSTPPDANIQFSNEEKFIKEDQTHYEALLQEPISFASNVQNECNLNQSDMIEPCSNAAASPKETALSEAAQKPDFSRVRGEICLDDLPIKALQETFRATFGRETTVKDKTWLKRRIAMGLVKSCDVPATNLTIKDNKLIGKQEKSSVMTNVVSKDMGDDVRATKPKEAPSSTDHLNATDHYYASEDYSSEQRAAKRVRKPTRRYIEELSETDEKRQNDKPMIPSKDQRSSEKPEVRSISVSSGKRVAVTRTVSLAGSEIEVPYVSHVRRSRPRENIMALMDYHSSCLEDRASPAESNFSLTPSQLNNEVVKRDLVVESTSRPVQREFATSDKNNEEHILSVVDQDMEPEHIDSSGNSSDDMGLPITQGGALRRKHHRAWTLSEVTNLVEGVSKYGAGKWSEIKKHSFSSHSYRTSVDLKDKWRNLLKASFAQSPSNSMGSLKKHGSMHIPVQILSRVRELAEKQSLVPR from the exons ATGGGAACTGCGGTTGGAACTGTTGAGGACTGCAGAGAGATGTTTGAAGGCAGTGCTCAGACAAGTGTCACACCATTTTCTCCAACAAATCCGATTGGAAATCCTGTTGCCTACAAGCTTGTTCGG GTTTCAGGAGATGGAAGACTAGTTCCTGCAACCGATGAAGAAATTTTGGAGGTTAATGAAACGGATATGCTTATTGCATCAGATGCTTGTCAGACTGTAGGCTACCTTGCAACCGATGAAGGAAATTTGGAGGTCAATGAGACAGATATGCATATTGCTTCAGATGCTTGTCAGACTGTAGGATACCTTCCAGCTGAAGGGATACCTTCTCGGTTGTCCCATGTTGAAAGTTCAGAAG GTTTATTGCAGTCTGATAATGTGCGACCATATACAGACCAG TATTATGAGGAGATGTTGCAAAAGGTCGAACAAGAAGAGAGGCTAGGCAATGTACATGGATCTCAGGTGCCTTCTACTCCTCCAGATGCCAACATCCAGTTTTCTAATGAAGAAAAGTTTATTAAGGAGGATCAAACCCACTATGAAGCTTTGCTGCAAGAACCCATTTCTTTTGCATCGAATGTTCAGAATGAATGCAATTTGAATCAGTCTGATATGATTGAACCATGCTCAAACGCAGCAGCTAGTCCCAAAGAAACTGCATTGTCTGAAGCTGCTCAAAAACCTGATTTTTCTAGAGTTAGAGGCGAGATCTGCTTGGATGATTTACCAATTAAAGCACTTCAAGAAACATTCAGGGCAACGTTTGGCCGTGAGACAACCGTTAAGGACAAGACATGGCTCAAAAGGAGGATTGCAATGGGACTTGTTAAATCTTGTGATGTACCAGCAACTAACCTGACAATAAAAGATAACAAGTTAATTGGAAAGCAAGAGAAGTCCAGCGTTATGACTAATGTCGTTAGCAAGGATATGGGTGATGATGTAAGAGCTACTAAACCGAAAGAGGCGCCATCGAGTACTGATCATTTGAATGCTACTGACCACTATTACGCTAGTGAGGATTATTCCAGTGAACAGAGGGCTGCAAAACGAGTGAGGAAGCCTACAAGAAGATACATTGAAGAACTATCAGAAACAGATGAAAAACGGCAAAATGACAAGCCAATGATTCCTTCAAAGGATCAGAGGTCATCCGAAAAACCTGAGGTCAGGTCTATCAGCGTCTCCTCAGGAAAGAGAGTTGCTGTCACCAGGACGGTATCCCTTGCTGGATCTGAAATTGAGGTTCCTTATGTTTCTCATGTCCGGAGAAGCCGTCCAAGAGAGAACATCATGGCTCTTATG GATTATCATTCCAGTTGTTTGGAAGATAGAGCTAGTCCAGCAGAGAGTAACTTCAGTTTGACCCCATCTCAGTTAAACAATGAGGTTGTGAAGCGAGATTTGGTGGTAGAGTCTACTTCTCGACCAGTCCAAAGAGAA TTTGCTACAAGTGACAAGAACAACGAAGAGCATATTCTCAGTGTGGTTGATCAAGACATGGAGCCAGAGCACATAGACTCCTCTGGAAATAGCTCGGATGACATGGGCCTGCCAATCACGCAAGGTGGTGCACTTAGAAGGAAACACCATCGAGCTTGGACTCTGTCTGAGGTTACAAACCTAGTGGAGGGTGTATCAAAGTATGGAGCTGGAAAGTGGTCTGAGATCAAAAAGCATTCCTTTTCATCACATTCATATCGTACGTCTGTAGATCTCAAG GACAAATGGCGAAATCTTCTGAAAGCAAGCTTTGCTCAGAGTCCTTCAAACAGCATG GGAAGTCTCAAGAAACATGGGTCGATGCACATTCCTGTGCAGATTCTGTCACGGGTAAGGGAACTTGCGGAGAAGCAATCTCTGGTTCCCCGGTAA
- the LOC104751117 gene encoding developmentally-regulated G-protein 2 isoform X2, with protein MGIVERIKEIEAEMARTQKNKATEYHLGQLKAKIAKLRTQLLEPPKGSSGGGDGFEVTKYGHGRVALIGFPSVGKSTLLTMLTGTHSEAASYEFTTLTCIPGVIHYNDTKIQLLDLPGIIEGASEGKGRGRQVIAVAKSSDLVLMVLDASKSEGHRQILTKELEAVGLRLNKRPPQIYFKKKKTGGISFNTTAPLTRIDEKLCYQILHEYKIHNAEVLFREDATVDDFIDVIEGNRKYIKCVYVYNKIDVVGIDDVDRLARQPNSIVISCNLKLNLDRLLARMWDEMGLVRVYSKPQSQQPDFDEPFVLSADRGGCTVEDFCNHVHRTLVKDMKYALVWGTSARHYPQHCGLSHHLEDEDVVQIVKKKVREEGGRGRFKSHSNTPARIADREKKAPLKQ; from the exons ATGGGAATCGTCGAAAGGATTAAAGAGATTGAAGCCGAGATGGCTCGGACACAGAAGAATAAAGCTACAG AGTATCATCTTGGTCAGCTCAAGGCAAAGATTGCAAAGCTCAGAACACAGCTGTTAGAGCCACCAAAA GGTTCTAGTGGAGGTGGGGATGGTTTTGAAGTTACAAAGTATGGCCATGGGCGTGTTGCACTTATAGGATTTCCAAG TGTTGGAAAGTCCACGCTTTTGACAATGTTAACGGGGACACATTCGGAAGCAGCCTCATATGAGTTTACTACGCTTACATGCATTCCTGGAGTCATTCACTATAATGACACCAAAATCCAGTTGCTTGATCTCCCTGGGATTATTGAAGGTGCTTCAGAAGGAAAAGGACGAGGGAGACAG GTTATTGCTGTTGCAAAGTCTTCAGACCTTGTGTTGATGGTTCTCGATGCCTCAAAA AGTGAAGGTCACAGGCAAATACTTACCAAGGAACTTGAAGCAGTGGGTCTGCGTCTAAACAAAAGACCTCCACAG ATATactttaagaagaagaagaccggGGGAATTTCTTTCAACACCACTGCACCCTTAACGCGCATTGATGAGAAGCTCTGTTATCAAATTCTGCATGAATACAAGATTCACAATGCTGAG GTTCTATTTCGTGAGGATGCTACTGTGGATGACTTTATTGATGTTATTGAAGGCAACCGCAAATACATCAAGTGTGTATATGTCTACAACAAAATAGATGTTGTTGGAATCGATGACGTTGATAGGCTAGCACGGCAGCCAAATTCTATTGTTATTAGCTGCAATCTAAAG CTAAACTTAGACAGACTACTTGCAAGAATGTGGGACGAAATGGGACTTGTGAGAGTTTACTCAAAGCCTCAAAGCCAGCAACCAGATTTCGATGAACCCTTTGTCCTCTCAGCT GATAGAGGTGGTTGCACAGTTGAAGATTTCTGTAACCACGTCCACAGAACTCTG GTGAAGGATATGAAGTATGCACTGGTTTGGGGCACAAGCGCGAGGCACTACCCTCAACACTGCGGTCTTTCTCATCATCTTGAGGATGAAGATGTTGTTCAAATCGTCAAGAAAAAG GTGAGAGAAGAAGGCGGAAGAGGACGGTTCAAGTCACACTCAAACACGCCTGCTAGAATTGCAGACCGAGAGAAGAAAGCTCCACTTAAGCAATAA
- the LOC104751114 gene encoding uncharacterized protein LOC104751114 isoform X1, which produces MGTAVGTVEDCREMFEGSAQTSVTPFSPTNPIGNPVAYKLVRVSGDGRLVPATDEEILEVNETDMLIASDACQTVGYLATDEGNLEVNETDMHIASDACQTVGYLPAEGIPSRLSHVESSEAINSGLLQSDNVRPYTDQYYEEMLQKVEQEERLGNVHGSQVPSTPPDANIQFSNEEKFIKEDQTHYEALLQEPISFASNVQNECNLNQSDMIEPCSNAAASPKETALSEAAQKPDFSRVRGEICLDDLPIKALQETFRATFGRETTVKDKTWLKRRIAMGLVKSCDVPATNLTIKDNKLIGKQEKSSVMTNVVSKDMGDDVRATKPKEAPSSTDHLNATDHYYASEDYSSEQRAAKRVRKPTRRYIEELSETDEKRQNDKPMIPSKDQRSSEKPEVRSISVSSGKRVAVTRTVSLAGSEIEVPYVSHVRRSRPRENIMALMDYHSSCLEDRASPAESNFSLTPSQLNNEVVKRDLVVESTSRPVQREFATSDKNNEEHILSVVDQDMEPEHIDSSGNSSDDMGLPITQGGALRRKHHRAWTLSEVTNLVEGVSKYGAGKWSEIKKHSFSSHSYRTSVDLKDKWRNLLKASFAQSPSNSMGSLKKHGSMHIPVQILSRVRELAEKQSLVPR; this is translated from the exons ATGGGAACTGCGGTTGGAACTGTTGAGGACTGCAGAGAGATGTTTGAAGGCAGTGCTCAGACAAGTGTCACACCATTTTCTCCAACAAATCCGATTGGAAATCCTGTTGCCTACAAGCTTGTTCGG GTTTCAGGAGATGGAAGACTAGTTCCTGCAACCGATGAAGAAATTTTGGAGGTTAATGAAACGGATATGCTTATTGCATCAGATGCTTGTCAGACTGTAGGCTACCTTGCAACCGATGAAGGAAATTTGGAGGTCAATGAGACAGATATGCATATTGCTTCAGATGCTTGTCAGACTGTAGGATACCTTCCAGCTGAAGGGATACCTTCTCGGTTGTCCCATGTTGAAAGTTCAGAAG CTATAAATTCAGGTTTATTGCAGTCTGATAATGTGCGACCATATACAGACCAG TATTATGAGGAGATGTTGCAAAAGGTCGAACAAGAAGAGAGGCTAGGCAATGTACATGGATCTCAGGTGCCTTCTACTCCTCCAGATGCCAACATCCAGTTTTCTAATGAAGAAAAGTTTATTAAGGAGGATCAAACCCACTATGAAGCTTTGCTGCAAGAACCCATTTCTTTTGCATCGAATGTTCAGAATGAATGCAATTTGAATCAGTCTGATATGATTGAACCATGCTCAAACGCAGCAGCTAGTCCCAAAGAAACTGCATTGTCTGAAGCTGCTCAAAAACCTGATTTTTCTAGAGTTAGAGGCGAGATCTGCTTGGATGATTTACCAATTAAAGCACTTCAAGAAACATTCAGGGCAACGTTTGGCCGTGAGACAACCGTTAAGGACAAGACATGGCTCAAAAGGAGGATTGCAATGGGACTTGTTAAATCTTGTGATGTACCAGCAACTAACCTGACAATAAAAGATAACAAGTTAATTGGAAAGCAAGAGAAGTCCAGCGTTATGACTAATGTCGTTAGCAAGGATATGGGTGATGATGTAAGAGCTACTAAACCGAAAGAGGCGCCATCGAGTACTGATCATTTGAATGCTACTGACCACTATTACGCTAGTGAGGATTATTCCAGTGAACAGAGGGCTGCAAAACGAGTGAGGAAGCCTACAAGAAGATACATTGAAGAACTATCAGAAACAGATGAAAAACGGCAAAATGACAAGCCAATGATTCCTTCAAAGGATCAGAGGTCATCCGAAAAACCTGAGGTCAGGTCTATCAGCGTCTCCTCAGGAAAGAGAGTTGCTGTCACCAGGACGGTATCCCTTGCTGGATCTGAAATTGAGGTTCCTTATGTTTCTCATGTCCGGAGAAGCCGTCCAAGAGAGAACATCATGGCTCTTATG GATTATCATTCCAGTTGTTTGGAAGATAGAGCTAGTCCAGCAGAGAGTAACTTCAGTTTGACCCCATCTCAGTTAAACAATGAGGTTGTGAAGCGAGATTTGGTGGTAGAGTCTACTTCTCGACCAGTCCAAAGAGAA TTTGCTACAAGTGACAAGAACAACGAAGAGCATATTCTCAGTGTGGTTGATCAAGACATGGAGCCAGAGCACATAGACTCCTCTGGAAATAGCTCGGATGACATGGGCCTGCCAATCACGCAAGGTGGTGCACTTAGAAGGAAACACCATCGAGCTTGGACTCTGTCTGAGGTTACAAACCTAGTGGAGGGTGTATCAAAGTATGGAGCTGGAAAGTGGTCTGAGATCAAAAAGCATTCCTTTTCATCACATTCATATCGTACGTCTGTAGATCTCAAG GACAAATGGCGAAATCTTCTGAAAGCAAGCTTTGCTCAGAGTCCTTCAAACAGCATG GGAAGTCTCAAGAAACATGGGTCGATGCACATTCCTGTGCAGATTCTGTCACGGGTAAGGGAACTTGCGGAGAAGCAATCTCTGGTTCCCCGGTAA
- the LOC104751113 gene encoding uncharacterized protein LOC104751113: protein MAGTSLPSSLLSQGPSLLFSTSSNQVSEAKCGIVITSGKRSLVRCLAKKKISFVDQILDYIEGGPKLRKWYGAPELRPKDGSLSGDDDELKEEEEDDLDGEKDAVFVTDGDSDLGQMIILQLIVKGTRTKALVKDKRKALDAFGAYVELTSGDASNERFLRKAFKGVGAIISPTEGFLSNVKSLRGVKHAVLLSQLSVYENSGGIQAMMNNKAKKLAEQDEKAVISSNVPYTIIRTGKLENSPGGNQGFNFSAGAAAKGSISKEDAARICVEALSVIPPTGLIFEVTNGEEVVSDWEGQLMKVMQRQSERK from the exons ATGGCGGGTACTTCTCTACCTTCATCTCTCCTCAGCCAAGGACCTTCGTTACTCTTCTCTACTTCTTCGAATCAGGTCTCTGAAGCTAAATGTGGAATAGTGATAACATCTGGAAAACGTTCTCTTGTTCGTTGTTTGGCTAAGAAGAAAATCAGTTTTGTGGATCAGATTCTCGATTATATCGAAG gcGGTCCGAAGCTTAGGAAATGGTATGGAGCGCCTGAACTTCGACCAAAGGATGGATCTTTAAGTGGAGACGACGATGAGTTGAAAG aggaagaagaagatgatcttgATGGAGAAAAAGATGCTGTTTTTGTAACGGATGGAGACAGCGATTTGGGTCAG ATGATTATACTGCAACTGATTGTGAAAGGGACTCGGACTAAAGCACTTGTGAAGGACAAAAGAAAGGCTTTAGATGCTTTTGGAGCTTATGTTGAG TTGACGTCTGGAGATGCAAGCAACGAGCGTTTCTTAAGGAAAGCTTTTAAAGGCGTTGGTGCAATCATATCCCCAACT GAAGGTTTCTTATCTAATGTCAAGAGTTTAAGAGGTGTGAAACATGCAGTTCTCTTGTCTCAG TTGTCTGTTTATGAAAACAGCGGGGGAATTCAAGCTATGATGAATAACAAAGCGAAAAAACTGGCTGAGCAAGATGAAAAGGCTGTTATATCTTCGAACGTCCCTTATACAATCATAAGAACAGGCAAGCTTGAGAACAGTCCTGGAGGGAATCAAGGCTTCAACTTTAGCGCG GGTGCTGCAGCTAAAGGAAGCATAAGCAAGGAAGATGCAGCTCGTATATGTGTTGAAGCTCTAAGTGTGATCCCACCAACAGGGTTAATATTTGAG GTTACGAATGGAGAAGAAGTTGTATCTGACTGGGAAGGACAGTTGATGAAAGTGATGCAGAGACAGAGTGAAAGGAAGTAG
- the LOC104751112 gene encoding protein ELF4-LIKE 2-like has translation MESRMEGDVYSGFGGERYQMDGKLLQNFQKSFVQVQDILDQNRLLINEINHNHESKQADHLGRNVGLIRELNNNIRTVASLYGDLSHSFARSVDASSEGESTGTLKSDGKANNNNQKRFRSG, from the coding sequence ATGGAATCAAGAATGGAAGGAGATGTGTATTCTGGATTTGGTGGGGAGAGATACCAGATGGATGGCAAACTTTTGCAGAATTTTCAGAAGAGTTTTGTTCAAGTTCAAGACATTCTTGATCAAAACCGGCTTTTGATCAACGAGATCAATCACAACCACGAGTCAAAACAAGCTGATCACTTGGGTAGAAATGTTGGTTTGATTAGAGAGCTCAATAACAATATCAGAACTGTGGCTAGTCTCTATGGAGATCTCTCTCATTCTTTCGCCAGATCGGTCGATGCTTCATCCGAAGGGGAGTCTACAGGGACACTTAAATCTGATGGCAaggccaacaacaacaaccagaaGAGGTTTAGATCCGGGtaa
- the LOC104751109 gene encoding germin-like protein subfamily 3 member 1, with the protein MMMRIIFLLSLLFALSNASVQDFCVANLKRAETPAGYPCIRPMHVKASDFVFSGLGTPGNTTNIISAAVTPGFVGQFPGLNGLGLSTARLDLAPKGVIPMHTHPGASEVLFVLDGYITAGFISSANAVYVQTLKPGQVMVFPQGLLHFQINQGKAKAAAFVTFSSANPGLQILNSALFANNLPTDLIVGTTFLDATTVKKLKGVLGGTG; encoded by the coding sequence ATGATGATGCGCATTATCTtcctcttatctcttctctttgcTCTATCCAATGCCTCTGTTCAAGACTTCTGTGTCGCAAACCTGAAACGTGCTGAGACCCCAGCAGGTTACCCTTGCATTCGTCCCATGCATGTCAAAGCTAGTGACTTTGTCTTCTCAGGCTTAGGCACTCCTGGAAACACTACAAACATCATCAGTGCTGCTGTCACGCCCGGTTTCGTTGGCCAGTTCCCAGGTCTGAATGGTCTAGGCCTCTCTACAGCTAGACTGGACCTAGCTCCTAAAGGTGTGATCCCAATGCACACTCACCCTGGTGCCTCTGAGGTTCTCTTCGTCCTTGACGGCTACATCACTGCTGGGTTTATCTCCTCTGCAAACGCTGTCTACGTGCAGACGCTCAAACCAGGACAGGTCATGGTTTTCCCACAGGGCTTACTTCATTTCCAAATCAATCAAGGAAAAGCCAAAGCTGCAGCCTTTGTCACATTCAGCAGCGCTAATCCGGGTCTCCAGATTCTTAATTCCGCACTCTTTGCTAACAATCTTCCCACTGACCTCATCGTGGGTACTACTTTCCTTGACGCAACTACAGTCAAGAAGCTAAAGGGTGTTCTTGGAGGAActggttaa
- the LOC104751111 gene encoding uncharacterized protein LOC104751111 — protein MASLKLLFRILRRAICIAITLLKSLVWCLFDNFDYPILIKLADTFLSFYFLIFCDLRPITVDLNDGETTLHFWISGHRKINRPNLLMLHGYGGNSKWQFIHQVTDLSRSFNLFIPDLVFFGRSYSRNTDRSVEFQARSIVGGLKRLGCGGKDGGDLSVYSISYGGFVAYRIAKIWPEMIEKLVIVSSGVGFTQQQKMTEMKKHGRDVSEILVPSNPRVLRLLVRVSMNTGLRFLDWVPDFILSQFISVMYETNRQELLDLAKNLLEREEEPEFFAISQKTLIVWGDKDQVFPLEHGRRLHRNLPNSSLEVLKEIGHGVNIEAPTTLNNLIISFVLGVVP, from the exons ATGGCGTCACTGAAACTCTTGTTTCGAATCCTCCGTCGCGCCATCTGCATCGCGATAACTCTCTTAAAGAGCCTCGTTTGGTGTTTATTCGACAATTTCGATTACCCGATTCTGATCAAGCTCGCCGATACATTCTTATCTTTCTATTTCCTAATCTTCTGCGATCTACGCCCGATCACCGTAGATTTAAACGACGGTGAAACCACATTACATTTTTGGATCTCCGGTCACCGGAAGATTAACCGGCCAAACCTCCTCATGTTACACGGTTACGGAGGGAACTCGAAATGGCAATTTATACATCAGGTCACGGATCTGTCGAGATCGTTTAATCTGTTCATCCCTGATCTCGTTTTCTTCGGGAGATCGTACTCGAGAAACACAGATCGGAGCGTGGAGTTTCAGGCGAGGAGTATCGTCGGAGGTTTGAAGAGGCTTGGTTGTGGTGGTAAAGACGGAGGAGATTTGTCGGTTTACTCGATTAGTTACGGAGGGTTCGTCGCGTACCGGATCGCGAAAATTTGGCCGGAGATGATTGAGAAACtggtgattgtgagtagtggtgTCGGGTTTACGCAGCAGCAAAAGATGACGGAGATGAAAAAACACGGCCGAGATGTGTCGGAGATTCTGGTTCCGAGTAATCCGAGGGTTCTGAGGTTGTTAGTTAGGGTTTCCATGAATACAGGTCTTAGGTTTCTTGACTGGGTTCCAGATTTTATCCTCTCCCAATTCATCTCT GTGATGTATGAGACAAATCGACAAGAACTTTTAGATCTAGCTAAGAATTTGCtggaaagagaagaggagcCAGAGTTCTTTGCAATATCACAG AAAACGTTGATCGTTTGGGGTGACAAGGATCAGGTGTTTCCTTTGGAGCATGGACGTCGTCTACATAG GAATTTGCCAAACTCGAGTTTAGAGGTATTGAAGGAAATTGGACATGGAGTAAACATTGAAGCACCTACTACTCTTAACAATTTGATCATCTCGTTTGTTTTAGGTGTTGTTCCTTAA